Proteins from one Bradyrhizobium roseum genomic window:
- a CDS encoding DUF4339 domain-containing protein, giving the protein MSNRSWFYASNGQQQGPYPEAQLRDLITRGTISADTLVWTEGMSGWQRAGEIPGLAPGGSAPPPMSHPGAPPAMGGGDFAGGHAGGYSGGALSADLPLWPLLGRTLLMVIGMLLVIPAPWTSTAFYRWIVSRLYVPGRPNMGFTGQPLDIWYVFIAIGVLTYLGSADLYYLQYLSIPVQAVLSWMIIRWIASNLSSNGQQLPIAFNGSALGYIGWQVLLYVSFITIIGWAWVITAWMRWICRNIEGTHREVIFLGSGLEVLWRSIVFGIACIFIIPIPWVLRWYANWYLSQFALADRSV; this is encoded by the coding sequence ATGTCAAACCGATCGTGGTTTTATGCATCCAACGGTCAGCAGCAGGGCCCCTATCCGGAGGCGCAGCTTCGCGACCTCATTACGCGGGGCACGATCAGCGCGGACACGTTGGTCTGGACCGAGGGGATGTCGGGCTGGCAGCGGGCTGGCGAAATTCCCGGCCTGGCTCCCGGCGGATCGGCGCCGCCTCCGATGTCGCATCCCGGCGCTCCGCCCGCGATGGGCGGCGGCGATTTTGCGGGTGGTCATGCCGGCGGGTATTCCGGCGGCGCGCTGTCGGCGGATCTTCCGCTATGGCCCTTGCTCGGGCGAACCCTCCTGATGGTCATCGGCATGCTGCTGGTGATCCCGGCGCCGTGGACCTCGACCGCCTTCTACCGCTGGATCGTTTCCCGGCTTTACGTTCCGGGCCGGCCGAACATGGGCTTCACCGGCCAGCCCCTCGACATCTGGTACGTGTTCATTGCCATCGGCGTCCTGACCTATCTGGGTTCGGCCGACCTCTATTACCTGCAATATCTCTCGATTCCGGTTCAGGCCGTGCTGTCCTGGATGATCATCCGGTGGATCGCCTCGAACCTCAGCTCCAACGGTCAGCAGCTTCCGATTGCCTTTAACGGCAGCGCGCTGGGTTACATCGGCTGGCAAGTATTGCTGTATGTCTCGTTCATCACGATCATCGGCTGGGCCTGGGTGATTACGGCCTGGATGCGCTGGATCTGCCGCAACATCGAGGGTACGCACCGCGAAGTCATCTTCCTGGGCTCGGGGCTGGAGGTGCTGTGGCGATCCATCGTATTCGGAATCGCCTGCATCTTCATCATTCCGATCCCGTGGGTGCTGCGTTGGTACGCGAACTGGTACCTGTCGCAGTTCGCGCTGGCCGATCGCTCGGTTTGA
- a CDS encoding P-II family nitrogen regulator, whose product MKLVVAIIKPFKLDEVRQALTAIGVHGMTVTEVKGYGRQKGHTEIYRGAEYVVNFLPKLRIEIAVASDVAEKAVEVITANARTGQIGDGKIFVTPIDHARRIRTGETDSDAL is encoded by the coding sequence ATGAAACTCGTCGTCGCGATCATCAAACCCTTCAAGCTTGACGAGGTGCGCCAGGCACTGACGGCCATCGGCGTCCACGGCATGACCGTGACCGAGGTGAAGGGCTACGGCCGCCAGAAGGGCCATACCGAAATCTATCGCGGCGCCGAATACGTCGTGAATTTCCTGCCCAAGCTCCGGATCGAGATCGCGGTCGCCTCCGACGTCGCAGAAAAGGCGGTCGAGGTCATCACGGCGAATGCGCGTACCGGCCAGATCGGCGACGGCAAGATCTTCGTCACGCCGATCGACCACGCCCGGCGCATCCGGACCGGCGAGACCGACAGCGACGCGCTCTGA
- a CDS encoding ammonium transporter — translation MGALSYRAAGNAAPIALAASMLATPALAAEASTINAADTAWMIVATALVLMMTIPGLALFYSGMVRKKNVLATMAQSLAAVAMISILWVAFGYSLAFVGDGPWIGTLDRWFLIGMTMESVNPAAKTIPEALFMLYQMTFAIITVALVAGAVADRMRFSAYLLFSVGWFAFVYVPLAHWVWGGGFLATMGVLDFAGGLVVHLSAGVGGLVAAMVMGRRHGYGSENLAPFDLSLAVIGTGLLWVGWFGFNGGSALGANSRAVMAITATHLAACAGALAWAAIEWATRRKPSVLGMISGAVAGLGTITPASGFVAPWHGVVIGLIAGTLCFWACTWLKQRFRYDDSLDVFGVHGIGGLTGTLLAGVFAVNAIGGTSGLLEGNPQQVLIQVYGIAVTLGWSAGITFVLLKLVGAFAPLRVSVQQEMEGLDISQHGEALQ, via the coding sequence ATGGGGGCACTATCGTATCGTGCAGCGGGGAACGCTGCGCCCATCGCGCTTGCGGCAAGCATGCTGGCGACCCCGGCGCTGGCCGCCGAGGCATCCACCATCAATGCCGCCGACACCGCGTGGATGATCGTCGCCACCGCGCTGGTCCTGATGATGACGATACCGGGCCTGGCGCTGTTCTATTCCGGCATGGTGCGCAAGAAGAACGTGCTGGCGACGATGGCGCAGAGCCTCGCCGCGGTGGCGATGATCTCGATCCTCTGGGTGGCGTTCGGCTATTCGCTGGCCTTCGTCGGCGACGGTCCCTGGATCGGCACGCTCGATCGCTGGTTTCTGATCGGAATGACGATGGAGAGTGTCAATCCGGCGGCGAAGACGATCCCCGAAGCGCTCTTCATGCTGTACCAGATGACGTTCGCGATCATCACGGTGGCGCTGGTAGCGGGCGCAGTGGCGGACCGGATGCGGTTTTCGGCCTATCTGCTTTTTTCCGTCGGCTGGTTCGCCTTCGTCTACGTGCCGCTCGCCCATTGGGTGTGGGGTGGCGGTTTTCTTGCGACCATGGGCGTGCTGGATTTTGCCGGCGGCCTCGTCGTGCATCTTTCCGCCGGCGTCGGCGGTCTGGTCGCGGCGATGGTGATGGGCCGGCGTCATGGCTACGGCAGCGAGAACCTCGCACCATTCGATCTCTCGCTTGCCGTGATCGGCACCGGCTTGCTGTGGGTCGGCTGGTTCGGCTTCAACGGCGGATCGGCGCTGGGCGCTAACTCGCGCGCCGTCATGGCGATCACGGCGACGCATCTCGCCGCCTGCGCCGGCGCGCTGGCCTGGGCCGCGATCGAATGGGCGACGCGGCGCAAGCCCTCGGTGCTCGGCATGATTTCGGGCGCCGTGGCGGGGCTCGGCACCATCACGCCGGCCTCCGGTTTCGTGGCGCCGTGGCATGGCGTCGTCATCGGCCTCATCGCGGGCACGCTCTGCTTCTGGGCCTGCACCTGGCTCAAGCAGCGCTTTAGATATGACGACTCGCTCGACGTGTTCGGCGTCCACGGCATCGGCGGATTGACCGGCACGTTGCTCGCCGGCGTGTTTGCGGTGAACGCGATCGGTGGCACCTCGGGCCTGCTTGAGGGTAATCCGCAACAGGTCCTGATCCAGGTTTACGGCATCGCGGTCACGCTGGGGTGGTCTGCCGGCATTACCTTTGTGCTGCTGAAGCTGGTGGGCGCGTTCGCGCCGCTGCGGGTTTCCGTCCAGCAGGAGATGGAAGGCCTCGACATCTCGCAGCACGGCGAAGCGCTGCAGTAG